One genomic window of Methanospirillum lacunae includes the following:
- a CDS encoding PA14 domain-containing protein — protein MIKEPGLSELISALLLIVILVSAASVVLVVLTSQYPPKIIPDPRLEIWNETTINENVTNNTIYIQSRGGDPVDENEYLFRAIPISGPPYTFYSDSPTISNTAGTNNLVTGNTINFSVNMTPIISSVQVIYRNNGNGHDSGLYEVLMYEKKFLKTLPNSSPTSTNAPTDYYFVRLLTSGSGTVVPSGGTTTTLDGFTVVKVPVGTQISLTGTATSGIINLATNRTEFWTQDHMNSTEADSIPNAIGKTTTTFSPLINTNQTVYFSFGLPESHITIFNLGAGGIVSNGSVSISDGGSYTFTVTSGDPFSALFSATGSGTISTLRWISGTATDGNSVISGGENVKNAANNTTFTYLNSSVTQDISLAVIFSPSYSIKATTGLGGTISPLGVTNYSAGSTPTYTITASGENRSYEILVDGVAWTDINPAHKTQTYTFSPLTGSHTIHSRFAIQGVWGNYWGSATVNGSYNDPDNRRAVGVRNSYPWQYIESTTAWNKQLHHHIQFADSLAMSIPATPAYSTLEAAWPNGPNRVPISTTNAVGSNTDKDYFYVNWSGLMFIENPGSYRFWIRADDGIKLFIDGVMQSIDARAWIKPYPPDAADWYPCTTDPSVVIPGWHTYTIWYYENAGKAAAELRYQLPGTTSNAYNANFFTDLYYLVD, from the coding sequence ATGATAAAAGAACCTGGATTATCAGAGTTAATATCCGCTCTTCTTTTAATTGTGATTTTGGTCTCTGCTGCTTCTGTTGTTCTTGTTGTTTTAACCTCTCAGTATCCTCCAAAAATTATCCCTGATCCTCGTCTTGAAATATGGAATGAAACCACCATTAACGAAAATGTAACAAACAATACAATTTATATTCAGTCAAGAGGAGGAGATCCTGTTGATGAAAATGAATACCTATTCAGGGCAATTCCAATCTCCGGGCCTCCCTACACGTTTTACTCAGACTCACCAACAATAAGCAACACAGCAGGAACAAACAACTTAGTAACAGGGAATACCATCAATTTCTCTGTAAATATGACACCAATTATCTCTTCAGTTCAAGTTATCTACAGAAATAACGGCAATGGGCATGATAGTGGATTATATGAGGTATTGATGTATGAAAAGAAGTTCCTTAAAACTTTACCAAATTCATCACCCACATCAACGAATGCTCCAACCGATTATTATTTTGTCCGATTATTAACATCGGGGAGCGGAACGGTTGTACCTAGCGGGGGAACAACAACTACATTAGATGGTTTTACAGTAGTAAAAGTCCCGGTTGGAACCCAGATTTCATTGACTGGTACAGCAACATCCGGGATTATCAATCTTGCAACCAACAGGACTGAGTTCTGGACACAAGACCACATGAATAGCACCGAAGCAGATTCCATTCCTAATGCAATCGGAAAAACCACAACCACATTCTCTCCACTAATAAATACAAATCAGACCGTTTATTTTAGTTTTGGACTACCCGAGTCCCATATTACCATTTTCAACCTGGGTGCAGGGGGAATAGTAAGTAATGGTTCTGTATCAATTTCAGATGGAGGGAGTTACACATTTACGGTTACCTCCGGTGATCCATTTAGTGCCCTATTCTCTGCTACAGGTTCAGGAACGATCAGTACCCTTCGATGGATTTCTGGAACAGCAACTGATGGTAACTCGGTAATATCAGGAGGGGAAAATGTCAAAAATGCTGCAAACAACACAACGTTTACCTATCTAAACTCATCCGTGACACAGGATATATCCCTTGCAGTAATATTTTCGCCATCATACTCAATTAAAGCTACAACCGGACTCGGAGGAACGATCTCCCCACTTGGAGTAACCAACTATTCGGCTGGTTCCACACCGACATACACAATAACTGCATCAGGTGAAAACAGATCTTATGAGATCCTTGTTGATGGAGTTGCATGGACAGATATTAATCCTGCTCATAAAACACAAACATACACATTCAGTCCATTGACTGGATCCCACACAATCCATTCACGATTTGCAATTCAGGGAGTTTGGGGAAACTATTGGGGAAGTGCAACGGTTAATGGAAGTTATAATGATCCAGATAACCGCAGGGCTGTTGGAGTTCGAAACAGTTATCCATGGCAATATATTGAATCAACCACTGCATGGAATAAACAACTGCATCATCACATTCAGTTCGCTGACTCTTTGGCCATGTCAATTCCAGCGACTCCAGCATATTCAACACTTGAAGCTGCATGGCCAAACGGGCCTAATAGAGTACCGATCAGTACAACAAATGCAGTAGGATCCAATACCGATAAAGATTATTTCTATGTTAATTGGAGTGGATTAATGTTTATCGAAAATCCTGGATCCTACCGATTCTGGATAAGGGCCGATGACGGTATCAAACTGTTTATTGATGGAGTTATGCAGTCAATCGACGCACGAGCCTGGATTAAACCATATCCACCAGATGCAGCAGACTGGTATCCATGTACAACAGATCCTTCCGTTGTAATCCCAGGATGGCATACATACACGATCTGGTATTATGAAAATGCAGGAAAGGCTGCAGCTGAACTTCGGTACCAGTTACCTGGAACAACATCAAACGCCTATAATGCGAATTTCTTTACAGACCTGTATTATCTTGTTGATTAG
- a CDS encoding type IV pilin N-terminal domain-containing protein — MKKREGAVSEVIGGLLLLVMVIAGLTIIMTMILGQIHTDTIPSTDLIPIDETNTSTGYHTVKIVHNGGDALSDDEIEVFIDGVDSTCDSYFTKNKRAFCIQGEIFKPGDTLAFKPKKSPIHSLTIYYQPHGSNASSQVLFQTLKFTKVNISESINGIPSNWSTYTEPPVISSITISPTTPLKAGSTATVSWTVTNQIPVYGAEVRLTGPGVNTVVSSSTYDSLSFTVPTVSGSGYSLVITVRDMNGNVGTGTSNPFSIQDVPVVMLQSPNGGESWTEKSTHSIVWSSSSLTGISQTSLSFSKDGGSTWSTISSSPGSSSYSWIIPTGSKTDLGKINVTACNFAGDCSSDISDGVFQISTSSSSGTITVTSPVSGAALNGAGKYPITWSITSSFNVISIDLKYTDGSSWIPIQTGLSGVGSYDWTTPDTPGTRYQVSVTAHMSDGSTISGLSGVFTIQQVAPTVVVESPNGGEIWSIGSTQQIKWNATSGSGISSVNLLYSISDSPVTTAIASGISNTGTFSWTVPAVPSQKVRIIVKAFGSNGLTGTDKSDNYFQIKDTTAPTISITTPRGGEIWQQNPSSNPQQIVWIASDNVNVDHVKLEYSTNSGGSYTQITYAETLNNIGYFYWYVPNTPSTTCTIRGTAYDFAGNSATAVSNGLFTIKS; from the coding sequence ATGAAAAAGAGAGAAGGTGCAGTATCTGAGGTGATAGGTGGATTATTACTATTGGTGATGGTAATAGCCGGTTTAACCATCATTATGACGATGATACTAGGCCAAATTCATACCGATACCATTCCATCAACCGATCTTATCCCAATTGATGAAACAAATACATCCACCGGCTATCATACTGTAAAAATTGTTCATAATGGAGGCGATGCACTTTCTGATGATGAGATCGAGGTATTTATAGACGGAGTCGATTCAACCTGCGACTCATATTTTACCAAAAATAAACGAGCATTCTGTATTCAGGGAGAAATTTTTAAACCGGGAGATACACTAGCATTTAAGCCTAAAAAGTCGCCAATCCATAGTCTCACCATATATTACCAGCCCCATGGATCGAATGCATCCAGTCAGGTATTGTTCCAGACATTAAAATTCACCAAAGTTAATATTTCAGAGTCCATCAATGGAATTCCATCAAATTGGTCAACATATACCGAACCACCGGTCATATCATCGATAACCATTTCACCAACAACACCACTCAAGGCAGGCTCAACAGCAACAGTATCGTGGACAGTAACAAATCAAATTCCGGTTTATGGTGCAGAAGTCAGATTAACAGGGCCTGGTGTGAATACAGTTGTCTCATCATCCACATATGACTCACTCTCCTTTACAGTACCAACAGTATCAGGTTCAGGTTATTCTCTTGTCATCACCGTTCGTGACATGAACGGGAATGTTGGAACCGGCACCAGTAATCCTTTTTCTATACAGGATGTACCTGTTGTTATGCTTCAATCTCCAAATGGTGGAGAATCATGGACTGAAAAGAGTACGCATTCAATAGTCTGGAGTTCATCAAGTCTTACTGGCATTAGTCAGACATCTCTATCTTTTTCAAAGGATGGGGGATCTACGTGGTCAACAATCTCTTCATCCCCGGGATCAAGCTCATATTCTTGGATTATTCCCACCGGCTCGAAAACAGATTTGGGAAAAATAAATGTAACCGCATGCAATTTTGCCGGAGATTGTAGTTCAGACATCAGTGACGGGGTTTTTCAGATCTCCACCTCCTCGTCATCAGGAACCATTACAGTGACATCACCAGTATCTGGTGCCGCACTCAATGGAGCAGGAAAATATCCAATTACCTGGAGTATCACATCCTCATTTAATGTTATCTCCATTGACCTAAAATACACAGACGGATCTTCCTGGATCCCTATCCAAACCGGCCTTTCCGGAGTTGGTTCATATGACTGGACAACTCCAGACACTCCCGGGACTAGATATCAGGTTTCTGTTACAGCCCATATGAGTGACGGATCAACTATATCGGGACTCAGTGGAGTATTTACTATACAACAGGTAGCCCCGACTGTTGTTGTTGAATCACCAAATGGTGGAGAGATATGGTCTATCGGATCTACTCAACAGATCAAATGGAATGCTACATCTGGATCAGGGATTTCTTCAGTAAATCTGTTGTACTCTATATCAGACAGTCCAGTTACAACAGCAATAGCATCAGGGATATCTAATACAGGGACATTCTCATGGACTGTCCCTGCAGTACCATCACAAAAGGTAAGAATAATTGTCAAGGCATTTGGTTCTAATGGGCTCACTGGTACTGATAAAAGTGATAATTATTTCCAGATTAAAGACACCACGGCACCTACAATCTCTATCACAACACCAAGGGGAGGAGAAATCTGGCAGCAAAATCCAAGCAGCAACCCACAACAGATTGTATGGATTGCATCAGATAACGTAAACGTTGATCATGTTAAACTAGAGTACTCTACAAATTCAGGGGGTTCTTACACTCAAATCACTTATGCCGAAACTCTGAATAATATTGGGTATTTCTATTGGTACGTCCCAAACACTCCCTCAACAACGTGTACAATACGGGGTACTGCATACGATTTTGCTGGAAATTCAGCAACTGCAGTGAGTAATGGATTATTCACGATCAAGAGTTGA
- a CDS encoding PKD domain-containing protein has translation MMTDKAISDIIAAILLISIVTASMGIVGVMVTRDIVPTKIPHMNFEACIKGGTIYLYHTGGDSLNPKESDADFYINLLDLNKQIIKTIKLMPWSGDLWTVGQVRNVSTEMHPTMDPSIKYVQIIAKPVGGGENLIQWTQTGNCNGTPFSPGPGCLARAFADYSYIPDSPDSLKISFIDKSKYDDPSYPITAWEWNFGDGSVGNTPNPTHTYSKSGNYTVRLRVHNACGNDEFSHLIQVGTCLSSVTASIKTDPNPPESLTGTPLAVTFWDNSSISSGSTISNYEWDFGDGTTATGPGPHTRTYSYGIYYVRLVVTDECGNIGTDSKQVTVTSESDCTVSAAISPEPSSGRTPLQVTFYDNSTTTRGWINSWVWTFEDGSTSSGQGPYTRTYTNPGPGDKTYTIVLKVGNTCGATGTASTTVTVHPPCEEVITDFLYTVNSYNPLNITFIDNSTTAKDIKITNYLWDFGDGTTSTEKDPTHIYSDVKGYTVSLTVTNECESKDTETKTLAYNCYHTITPTAGTGGSISPSSPTSVICGANQTFTIASSACNNISDIIINNTLHLGQVKSPYIYNFTKVLSDQSINAQFTPITYYINATAGDNGTISPLGTVIPVTCGTSKTFTIAANSCYRIQSITIDNTTFNITTGTNTTTFDSIDKNHTIRAEFTGKTSNINTVVYPSGTGSITPAGPLTMACGSSKTFTIEPVGCYNITEVKVNGTVKCSGSQCTNPYYLTLSDIRYDQNIQANFSMNGPYYINGTAFRAYTNDDIIDIYEPLNQGISPLGLIPVNCGNNQYFSMSYPGYILTDVIIDGTSVGQINPSNPYFTSVTSNHSISAIYTTECEKVDGYVINQTTGSPVPNIRITLTNSDGTNPRYRYTRNDGYFIFPVTINSGKHMNIYCYNSPVWTSVYWRYCYKNNICTDMGPRDRPWVVNDFVINKGAKCGPTFWFEGILKTITPADFILNAAQKTAYIPSGGELSFTVQNPINSNCYITVAGVRFDFNAGDSIRIVSKSKQSSGYNLYMSKSGNNQQLTTCNFDMVELYLNNALIAEGPSGPVNIPNLTNFYSSLTLVMPENQNIWTSFTWGGTSIINGVDQNGLTIFNLSPNTNGVLNVNLNSLYVQGHGSKYSSP, from the coding sequence ATGATGACGGATAAGGCGATTTCAGATATCATTGCAGCGATTTTGCTTATTAGTATCGTTACTGCATCCATGGGGATCGTGGGAGTTATGGTTACCAGAGACATTGTGCCTACAAAAATCCCACATATGAACTTTGAGGCCTGTATCAAAGGTGGAACGATTTACTTATACCACACAGGAGGAGACTCACTCAACCCAAAAGAATCTGATGCGGATTTCTATATTAATCTTCTTGATTTAAACAAACAGATCATTAAAACTATCAAACTGATGCCCTGGTCGGGCGATCTATGGACAGTAGGTCAGGTGAGGAATGTATCAACCGAGATGCATCCAACAATGGATCCATCTATAAAATATGTTCAGATCATTGCCAAACCTGTTGGAGGTGGAGAAAACCTCATTCAGTGGACACAAACTGGTAACTGTAATGGAACTCCATTTTCACCAGGACCAGGGTGTCTTGCCAGAGCATTTGCAGATTACTCATATATCCCGGATTCACCTGATTCATTAAAAATATCATTTATTGATAAATCCAAATATGACGATCCATCATACCCGATAACTGCATGGGAGTGGAATTTTGGGGATGGGTCTGTAGGTAATACTCCCAACCCAACCCATACATACTCCAAATCTGGAAATTATACCGTGCGACTACGAGTACATAATGCCTGTGGTAATGATGAATTTTCACATTTGATTCAGGTTGGAACCTGTTTGTCAAGTGTGACTGCATCCATTAAAACTGATCCAAACCCCCCCGAATCACTCACCGGAACACCCTTGGCGGTTACTTTCTGGGATAATAGTTCCATTTCTTCTGGTTCTACAATATCAAATTATGAATGGGACTTTGGAGATGGAACGACAGCCACAGGACCAGGACCACATACGAGGACATATTCTTATGGAATCTATTACGTCCGGCTTGTTGTAACTGATGAATGTGGAAACATTGGCACAGACTCAAAACAGGTCACAGTTACTTCAGAGAGTGACTGTACGGTATCAGCGGCTATCAGTCCTGAACCATCATCAGGGAGAACCCCCCTTCAGGTTACGTTCTACGACAATTCAACTACAACAAGAGGATGGATCAATAGTTGGGTATGGACATTTGAAGATGGTTCTACCAGTTCTGGTCAAGGCCCATATACTAGAACGTATACAAACCCGGGTCCGGGAGATAAGACATATACAATCGTTTTAAAGGTCGGAAACACCTGTGGAGCAACTGGAACAGCCAGCACAACTGTTACAGTTCATCCACCCTGTGAAGAGGTAATTACTGACTTCTTATACACAGTCAATTCTTATAATCCCCTTAACATTACATTTATAGACAATTCAACGACAGCAAAAGACATCAAAATTACAAATTACCTCTGGGATTTTGGTGATGGAACTACCTCTACAGAAAAAGATCCAACACACATTTACTCTGATGTAAAAGGGTATACAGTCTCTCTCACAGTAACAAACGAGTGCGAATCTAAAGATACGGAAACAAAAACACTTGCATACAATTGTTATCACACCATCACACCAACCGCTGGAACCGGGGGCTCAATATCTCCATCATCACCAACATCCGTTATTTGCGGCGCGAATCAGACATTTACAATAGCCTCCAGTGCCTGTAATAACATCAGTGATATAATAATCAATAATACATTACATCTAGGCCAGGTAAAAAGCCCATATATCTACAATTTCACCAAAGTTCTTTCAGATCAGAGTATAAACGCTCAGTTCACTCCAATAACCTATTACATAAATGCAACTGCAGGAGATAACGGCACTATTTCACCTTTAGGAACTGTTATACCGGTAACATGTGGAACAAGTAAAACATTCACAATAGCAGCAAATTCCTGTTACAGAATCCAATCCATCACTATCGATAATACCACATTCAATATCACAACAGGTACAAATACCACAACCTTTGACTCTATTGATAAAAATCACACAATTAGAGCTGAGTTTACCGGAAAAACATCCAATATCAATACGGTGGTATACCCAAGTGGTACCGGGAGTATTACTCCTGCAGGCCCTCTCACAATGGCATGCGGAAGCTCCAAGACATTTACAATAGAACCCGTAGGTTGCTACAATATTACAGAAGTAAAGGTAAACGGGACTGTAAAATGTTCAGGATCACAGTGTACGAATCCCTATTACTTGACGTTATCAGACATTAGATACGACCAGAATATTCAGGCTAATTTTTCGATGAATGGACCATATTATATCAATGGAACTGCATTCAGAGCGTATACCAACGACGATATAATTGATATTTATGAGCCACTCAACCAGGGGATAAGCCCATTAGGTCTAATTCCAGTAAATTGCGGTAATAATCAATACTTTTCCATGAGTTATCCCGGATATATACTTACTGATGTAATTATTGACGGGACATCAGTTGGCCAGATAAACCCATCGAATCCATACTTTACATCAGTTACATCTAATCATTCCATATCAGCAATTTATACAACAGAATGTGAGAAGGTAGATGGGTATGTTATCAACCAGACAACTGGTTCTCCGGTACCAAACATTAGAATTACGCTGACCAACAGTGACGGAACCAATCCACGATATCGATACACTAGAAATGATGGATATTTCATATTTCCAGTTACCATAAATTCGGGTAAGCATATGAATATCTATTGTTACAATTCTCCGGTATGGACCTCTGTTTACTGGAGGTACTGTTATAAGAATAATATATGTACAGATATGGGACCTAGGGATAGACCCTGGGTTGTTAATGATTTTGTGATCAATAAGGGGGCAAAATGTGGACCAACATTCTGGTTTGAGGGTATATTAAAAACCATTACCCCAGCTGATTTCATACTCAACGCTGCCCAAAAAACGGCGTATATCCCAAGTGGAGGAGAACTCTCATTCACAGTTCAAAATCCAATTAATTCAAATTGTTATATTACAGTGGCAGGTGTTCGATTTGATTTTAATGCAGGAGATTCAATCCGGATAGTTTCCAAGTCTAAACAGAGTTCGGGATATAATTTATACATGTCCAAGTCTGGCAATAATCAGCAATTAACTACATGTAATTTTGACATGGTTGAACTGTATCTTAATAATGCATTAATTGCAGAAGGACCAAGTGGTCCAGTAAATATTCCCAATTTAACAAACTTTTATTCCTCTCTCACCCTAGTGATGCCGGAAAATCAAAACATTTGGACTTCCTTCACATGGGGAGGAACCTCTATTATCAATGGGGTAGATCAAAACGGATTGACAATTTTTAATTTATCACCAAATACGAACGGAGTGCTTAATGTAAACTTAAATAGTTTATATGTTCAAGGACATGGATCGAAATATTCATCACCATAA
- a CDS encoding DUF2164 domain-containing protein: MKHEQPIPLSKERRNTMISEIKNYYSNERDEVIGELAAGMLLDFFMDRLAPEIYNQGVYDSHKYIAEAAEDLLSILK, translated from the coding sequence ATGAAGCATGAACAGCCCATACCCCTCTCGAAAGAGAGACGGAACACCATGATATCAGAGATTAAAAATTATTATTCCAATGAACGGGACGAAGTCATCGGGGAGCTTGCTGCTGGTATGCTTCTTGATTTTTTTATGGACCGGCTTGCCCCTGAAATTTACAACCAGGGGGTATACGATTCTCACAAATATATCGCAGAAGCTGCTGAAGACCTTCTCTCTATCCTGAAGTAA